The following proteins are encoded in a genomic region of Nonomuraea muscovyensis:
- a CDS encoding NAD(P)/FAD-dependent oxidoreductase: protein MTRGIPLSGDFANGGVSFWYRQIGLPDRRPALPGSRAYDVAIVGGGYTGLWTAYYLKKADPGLRVAVLEKEFAGFGASGRNGGWLSAEFAGSRERHAKARGRQAMIDLQHAMFGAVDEVIDVVRQEGVDADVHKGGVLHVATNPAQRRRLRAEVADLRAWGYGEDDMRLLGRDEQRERLQVAGALEAAYSPHCARVQPAKLAVGLARVVAGLGVDVFEDTTVTEIRPRGNGRPAEAVTTRGVVSAEYVIRATEGFTAGLAGQRRQWLPMNSSMIVTEPLPAEVWKHIGWAQSELLGDTAHAYVYAQRTADDRIAIGGRGVPYRFGSRTDRRGATQASTVALLWRMLVKLFPAAADARVQHSWCGVLGVPRDWCSTVHLDHATGLGWAGGYVGSGVTTTNLAGRTLRDLVLRRDTALTALPWVGRQVRQWEPEPLRWAGVRLIYTLYRAADRHENDRGTTTSAYARLADLISGR, encoded by the coding sequence GTGACACGAGGCATCCCGCTGAGCGGGGACTTCGCCAATGGCGGGGTCTCCTTCTGGTACCGGCAGATCGGCCTGCCGGACCGGCGGCCGGCGCTTCCGGGCTCCCGCGCGTACGACGTGGCCATCGTCGGCGGCGGCTACACCGGCCTGTGGACGGCCTACTACCTGAAGAAGGCCGACCCCGGCCTGCGCGTGGCGGTGCTGGAGAAGGAGTTCGCCGGGTTCGGGGCGTCGGGCCGCAACGGCGGCTGGCTTTCGGCCGAGTTCGCCGGCTCGCGCGAGCGGCACGCCAAGGCGCGCGGCCGGCAGGCCATGATCGACCTGCAGCACGCGATGTTCGGCGCGGTGGACGAGGTCATCGACGTCGTCCGGCAGGAGGGCGTCGACGCCGACGTGCACAAGGGCGGCGTGCTGCACGTCGCCACCAACCCGGCGCAGCGCCGCCGGCTGCGCGCCGAGGTGGCCGACCTGCGCGCCTGGGGCTACGGCGAGGACGACATGCGGCTCCTGGGCCGCGACGAGCAGCGGGAGCGCCTGCAGGTCGCGGGCGCGCTGGAGGCCGCCTACTCCCCGCACTGCGCCCGCGTCCAGCCGGCCAAGCTCGCCGTCGGGCTGGCCCGGGTCGTGGCCGGACTGGGGGTGGACGTCTTCGAGGACACCACCGTGACCGAGATCCGCCCGCGCGGGAACGGCCGGCCCGCCGAGGCCGTCACCACGCGGGGCGTCGTGTCGGCCGAGTACGTCATCCGGGCCACCGAGGGGTTCACCGCGGGCCTGGCCGGGCAGCGCCGCCAGTGGCTGCCGATGAACAGCTCCATGATCGTCACCGAGCCGCTGCCCGCCGAGGTGTGGAAGCACATCGGCTGGGCGCAGAGCGAACTGCTCGGCGACACCGCCCACGCCTACGTCTACGCCCAGCGCACCGCCGACGACCGCATCGCGATCGGCGGGCGCGGCGTGCCGTACCGGTTCGGCTCGCGGACCGACCGCCGGGGCGCCACCCAGGCGTCCACGGTCGCGCTGCTGTGGCGGATGCTGGTCAAGCTGTTCCCGGCGGCGGCGGACGCGCGGGTGCAGCACTCGTGGTGCGGGGTGCTCGGAGTGCCGCGCGACTGGTGCTCGACCGTGCACCTCGACCACGCCACCGGGCTCGGCTGGGCGGGCGGCTACGTGGGCAGCGGCGTGACCACCACCAACCTGGCCGGGCGCACCCTGCGCGACCTGGTGCTGCGGCGCGACACCGCGCTGACCGCGCTGCCATGGGTGGGCCGCCAGGTGCGCCAGTGGGAGCCGGAGCCGCTGCGGTGGGCCGGGGTGCGGCTCATCTACACGCTGTACCGGGCGGCCGACCGGCACGAGAACGACCGGGGCACGACGACCTCGGCCTACGCCCGCCTGGCCGACCTCATCTCGGGCCGCTGA
- a CDS encoding MFS transporter — MTEETRTDQPAQSPPPENPPEDPGTSPTDTPPTDTPPTDTPPTDTPPGSARSLWRDRNFSIFWAAQTLSVAGDSFALIAVPLLILHTTGSVAQMGLLTGVSGAASVAAGVFAGVLVDRFDRRRLLIGCDLARCVLYALIPLAWLTGPHIWLLYAVLPLAAAVGMLFQVTYVSTVRSLVGDRHVTEANGRLYATAAAAGILGPMLAGVVAGVWGASAAIAVNAGSFAVSAIGVYLVRIPRHAPAAGQAGERSWRDLVAGAVFLWRHPVLRVLTVLLSFFIFLTLGLTDIVIFRLKHDLGQSDAVIGGVLGGAAVGTMIGSLVVARVRKRAGFGPTWIGAQTVGGLAIIAIGFTGGVWGVAVAMAGYLACVSVAGICSMSLRQQVTPDHLLGRVTSAFWTIHFSLGPVGAAALGWGAARFGTSAVFVFAGCCCLLLAAAALCTPVRLRHPEAAGAAVSGPR, encoded by the coding sequence GTGACGGAAGAGACACGCACCGACCAACCGGCCCAGAGTCCCCCACCCGAGAACCCGCCGGAGGACCCGGGCACTTCGCCCACCGACACCCCGCCCACCGACACCCCGCCCACCGACACCCCGCCCACCGACACCCCGCCCGGCAGCGCCCGTTCGCTGTGGCGCGACCGCAACTTCTCGATCTTCTGGGCGGCGCAGACCCTCTCGGTGGCCGGCGACTCGTTCGCGCTCATCGCCGTCCCCCTGCTCATCCTCCACACCACGGGCTCCGTCGCCCAGATGGGCCTGCTCACCGGCGTGTCCGGCGCGGCGTCGGTGGCCGCGGGCGTCTTCGCCGGGGTGCTCGTCGACAGGTTCGACCGGCGCCGGCTGCTCATCGGCTGCGACCTCGCCCGGTGCGTCCTCTACGCGCTGATCCCGCTGGCCTGGCTCACCGGCCCGCACATCTGGCTGCTGTACGCGGTGCTGCCGCTCGCCGCGGCCGTCGGCATGCTCTTCCAGGTCACCTACGTCTCCACGGTCCGCAGCCTCGTCGGTGACCGGCACGTCACCGAGGCCAACGGCCGGCTCTACGCGACCGCCGCCGCGGCGGGCATCCTCGGCCCGATGCTGGCCGGCGTGGTCGCGGGCGTGTGGGGGGCGAGCGCGGCGATCGCCGTCAACGCCGGCAGCTTCGCGGTGTCCGCGATCGGCGTCTACCTGGTCCGCATTCCCCGCCACGCGCCCGCCGCCGGGCAGGCGGGGGAGCGGTCCTGGCGCGACCTGGTGGCCGGGGCCGTGTTCCTGTGGCGGCACCCGGTGCTGCGCGTGCTGACGGTCCTGCTGTCGTTCTTCATCTTCCTGACGCTCGGGCTCACCGACATCGTGATCTTCCGGCTCAAGCACGACCTGGGCCAGTCCGACGCGGTCATCGGCGGGGTCCTCGGCGGCGCCGCCGTCGGCACGATGATCGGCTCGCTCGTGGTGGCGCGGGTGCGCAAGCGGGCCGGGTTCGGGCCCACCTGGATCGGCGCCCAGACCGTGGGCGGGCTCGCCATCATCGCCATCGGCTTCACCGGCGGCGTGTGGGGGGTGGCCGTGGCGATGGCCGGCTACCTCGCCTGCGTCAGCGTCGCCGGGATCTGCTCGATGTCGCTGCGCCAGCAGGTGACCCCCGACCACCTGCTCGGCCGGGTCACCTCGGCGTTCTGGACCATCCACTTCTCGCTCGGCCCGGTCGGCGCCGCGGCCCTGGGATGGGGCGCGGCGCGGTTCGGCACGAGTGCGGTGTTCGTGTTCGCGGGCTGCTGCTGCCTGCTCCTCGCGGCCGCCGCCCTGTGCACGCCGGTACGCCTCAGGCACCCGGAGGCCGCCGGAGCGGCTGTCAGCGGCCCGAGATGA
- a CDS encoding acyltransferase family protein, with translation MADPRAIPGARGERTRRDAGALRALGRDAVRRIEAATPADRDRGLDALRALAIGGVVLGHWLVTALVADSGTVRAASPLRHLPQLAPVSWVFQTLAVFFLVGGWVGARGQAAARAGGQTYGRWLRDRTVRLFRPVAAVLVVWAVAAGAMLVSGAGLDSVRALVKLVLSPLWFLVVFAVLTAVTPLARRLHPAVPPVVVACVDVARFGLGGPEWLGWVNVVAGWLVPYCLGAACATRGVPARATGWGLLAGGAAVTAGLVAWGGYPAAMVGVPGAVVSNLDPPTLAAVTFGLAQCGAALLLLGPLRRSMRRPAAWAVVALVNLSAMTVFLWHQTALIAVTALGLFAGAPLPGLHTVPDDGGWVLARLAWLPMFGLALLTCCAAFGWYERSGGRARRGAPDGGEGADGPGRG, from the coding sequence GTGGCTGACCCGCGCGCGATCCCCGGCGCGCGCGGGGAGAGGACGCGCCGGGACGCCGGCGCGCTCCGGGCGCTCGGCCGGGACGCCGTCCGGCGGATCGAGGCGGCCACCCCGGCGGACCGGGACCGGGGGCTGGACGCGCTGCGCGCGCTGGCGATCGGCGGGGTGGTGCTGGGGCACTGGCTGGTGACCGCGCTGGTCGCCGACAGCGGCACGGTGCGGGCCGCCAGCCCGCTGCGCCACCTGCCGCAGCTCGCCCCCGTCTCGTGGGTGTTCCAGACGCTGGCCGTGTTCTTCCTGGTGGGCGGCTGGGTGGGGGCGCGCGGGCAGGCCGCCGCCCGGGCCGGGGGCCAGACGTACGGGCGGTGGCTGCGCGACCGGACCGTGCGGCTGTTCCGGCCGGTCGCCGCCGTGCTGGTGGTGTGGGCGGTGGCGGCCGGCGCGATGCTCGTGTCGGGGGCCGGGCTGGACAGCGTGCGGGCGCTGGTCAAGCTGGTGCTGTCGCCGCTGTGGTTCCTGGTGGTCTTCGCGGTGCTGACGGCCGTGACTCCGCTGGCGCGCAGGCTGCACCCCGCGGTGCCGCCGGTCGTGGTGGCGTGCGTCGATGTGGCGCGGTTCGGCCTGGGCGGGCCGGAATGGCTCGGCTGGGTGAACGTCGTGGCCGGCTGGCTGGTGCCGTACTGCCTGGGCGCGGCCTGCGCCACCCGCGGCGTCCCGGCGCGTGCCACCGGGTGGGGGCTGCTCGCCGGTGGCGCCGCCGTGACGGCGGGGCTCGTCGCGTGGGGCGGGTACCCGGCCGCCATGGTCGGCGTGCCGGGCGCGGTGGTCTCGAACCTGGATCCGCCGACCCTCGCGGCCGTCACCTTCGGGCTCGCCCAGTGTGGGGCCGCCCTGCTGCTGCTCGGCCCGTTGCGGCGGTCGATGCGCCGCCCCGCCGCCTGGGCCGTCGTGGCGCTGGTGAACCTCTCCGCGATGACCGTGTTCCTCTGGCACCAGACGGCGCTGATCGCCGTCACCGCGCTCGGCCTGTTCGCGGGCGCCCCCCTGCCAGGCCTGCACACCGTCCCGGACGACGGCGGATGGGTGCTCGCCCGGCTGGCCTGGCTGCCGATGTTCGGCCTGGCGCTGCTCACCTGCTGCGCCGCGTTCGGCTGGTACGAGCGAAGCGGGGGTCGAGCCCGCCGTGGTGCGCCCGACGGCGGGGAGGGGGCCGACGGTCCGGGGCGCGGCTGA
- a CDS encoding helix-turn-helix domain-containing protein, translated as MAESETARLGARIRAYRTMRRLTVRALAGAAQASPSFISQLERGQTSASVGMLRRIAQALGLTVAELFSDDAEVGHRVVRRAERPALPAGPGARKFLVSQRPLRDVEVYAGELDPGASTGDEPYTHGDSQEIFLVLRGRVAVWLGPPGEAEPHALGPGDSVEYRTSVPHRAVNDGDETAEVLWVVSPPTP; from the coding sequence ATGGCCGAGTCGGAGACCGCACGTCTGGGCGCCCGCATCCGGGCATACCGGACCATGCGCCGGCTGACCGTGCGCGCGCTCGCCGGCGCGGCCCAGGCCAGTCCCAGCTTCATCAGCCAGCTCGAACGCGGGCAGACCAGCGCGAGCGTGGGGATGCTGCGCCGGATCGCGCAGGCACTCGGCCTGACGGTGGCCGAGCTGTTCAGCGACGACGCCGAGGTGGGCCACCGGGTGGTGCGCCGCGCTGAGCGTCCCGCCCTGCCCGCCGGACCCGGCGCGCGCAAGTTCCTCGTCTCCCAGCGCCCGCTGCGCGACGTGGAGGTGTACGCCGGCGAGCTCGATCCTGGCGCCTCCACCGGAGACGAGCCGTACACGCACGGCGACTCCCAGGAGATCTTCCTGGTGCTGCGCGGCAGGGTCGCGGTCTGGCTCGGCCCGCCCGGCGAGGCCGAGCCGCACGCGCTGGGGCCGGGAGACAGCGTCGAGTACCGCACCTCCGTCCCCCACCGGGCGGTCAACGACGGCGACGAGACAGCCGAGGTGCTGTGGGTGGTCAGCCCGCCGACACCTTAG
- a CDS encoding Gfo/Idh/MocA family protein — MPSPLRVAVVGGGQIARHAHLPLFRELAEEVEVVAVVDATEELARAFADEFGLAHASADLDRTLAEVRPGLVVITSPPALHSAQAVAALRAGAWVWCEKPPCLSLAEYDAMLAAEREGGPFAAIVFQQRFGSSSQHLRRLIAEGALGDPYVAHCQTTWFRDDAYYAVPWRGRWESEGGGPAMGLGIHQMDLMLELLGDWSEVRAMAARLARDVETDDVTTALVRFSSGALATVVNSALSPRQVSHLRIDLAGATLELTHLYGYSNADWTYTPARDAAEIAWPPPEDVPSSHAAQLRGLLDDLRAGRRPRGSGEDGRRSLELVTAMYKAALTGRTVRAGEIGPGDPFYRSLHGDTPGWQPA, encoded by the coding sequence GTGCCGTCCCCGCTCCGCGTCGCCGTCGTCGGCGGCGGGCAGATCGCCCGACACGCCCACCTGCCCCTCTTCCGCGAGCTGGCCGAGGAGGTGGAGGTGGTGGCCGTCGTGGACGCGACGGAGGAGCTGGCCCGGGCGTTCGCCGACGAGTTCGGGCTGGCGCACGCCTCGGCCGACCTCGACCGGACGCTCGCCGAGGTGCGGCCGGGCCTGGTCGTCATCACCAGCCCGCCCGCGCTGCACAGCGCGCAGGCGGTGGCCGCGCTGCGGGCCGGCGCGTGGGTGTGGTGCGAGAAGCCGCCGTGCCTGTCGCTGGCCGAGTACGACGCGATGCTCGCCGCCGAGCGGGAGGGCGGGCCGTTCGCGGCGATCGTCTTCCAGCAGCGGTTCGGCTCCAGCTCCCAGCACCTGCGGCGGCTGATCGCCGAGGGCGCGCTCGGCGACCCGTACGTGGCGCACTGCCAGACGACCTGGTTCCGCGACGACGCCTACTACGCCGTGCCGTGGCGCGGGCGCTGGGAGAGCGAGGGCGGCGGGCCGGCGATGGGGCTCGGCATCCACCAGATGGACCTGATGCTGGAGCTGCTCGGCGACTGGAGCGAGGTGCGGGCGATGGCGGCCCGGCTGGCCCGCGACGTGGAGACCGACGACGTCACCACGGCCCTGGTCCGCTTCTCCTCGGGCGCGCTGGCCACTGTGGTCAACAGCGCCCTGTCGCCGCGCCAGGTGAGCCACCTGCGCATCGACCTGGCCGGCGCGACGCTGGAGCTGACCCACCTGTACGGCTACTCCAACGCCGACTGGACCTACACCCCGGCCCGGGACGCGGCCGAGATCGCCTGGCCGCCGCCGGAGGACGTGCCCAGCTCGCACGCGGCCCAGTTGCGCGGCCTGCTCGACGACCTGCGGGCCGGCCGGCGACCGCGGGGCAGCGGCGAGGACGGGCGGCGCTCGCTGGAGCTGGTCACCGCGATGTACAAGGCGGCGCTGACCGGCCGGACGGTCCGCGCGGGCGAGATCGGGCCGGGTGACCCGTTCTACCGCAGCCTGCACGGCGACACCCCCGGGTGGCAGCCCGCCTGA
- a CDS encoding alpha/beta hydrolase: MLVTASVVVPVSGAAKPPAVPAPVPAPVRPLRTATQAALAERYAASRAAIADAERMAAEHGHLRRAGSLRAMAGPSRALLSFDGRDGGRTVEVFGDLARAGRIAVLVPGTDTDLDRYGRLHGGAASLQRELRERGGDGASVVVAWLGYRTPSLFGPEVLTSGRAAEAAPGLRRFVRELRALRPAARISLVCHSYGSVVCARVASEPGVSDVVLYGSPGTGVDHVAGLGTRATVWTGRATGDWVSAVPHTRVRLPFTTLGFGTDPVSPEFGARVFAAGDGGHSDYLRPGSVALENVARIILEAPPVAAGHRG; the protein is encoded by the coding sequence GTGCTCGTCACCGCGTCGGTGGTCGTGCCGGTGTCGGGGGCGGCCAAGCCCCCGGCCGTGCCCGCCCCCGTTCCGGCCCCCGTGAGGCCGCTGCGTACCGCCACGCAGGCCGCGCTCGCCGAGCGGTACGCCGCCTCCCGCGCGGCCATCGCGGACGCGGAGCGGATGGCCGCCGAACACGGTCACCTGCGGCGGGCCGGCTCTCTGCGCGCCATGGCCGGCCCGTCGCGCGCCTTGCTGTCCTTCGACGGCCGCGACGGGGGCCGTACCGTCGAGGTGTTCGGCGACCTGGCGCGGGCCGGGCGGATCGCCGTCCTGGTCCCCGGCACGGACACCGATCTCGACCGGTACGGCCGCCTGCACGGGGGCGCGGCCTCGCTCCAGCGGGAGTTACGGGAGCGCGGCGGGGACGGCGCGTCCGTCGTCGTCGCGTGGCTGGGGTACCGGACGCCGAGCCTGTTCGGTCCGGAGGTGCTGACCTCGGGACGCGCCGCCGAGGCCGCGCCGGGGCTGCGCCGTTTCGTGCGTGAGCTTCGCGCGCTGCGGCCGGCCGCCCGGATCTCCCTCGTGTGCCACTCCTACGGGTCCGTGGTGTGCGCCCGGGTGGCGTCGGAGCCGGGGGTCTCGGACGTCGTCCTGTACGGCAGCCCGGGCACCGGCGTGGACCACGTCGCCGGGCTGGGGACCCGGGCCACCGTGTGGACGGGCCGGGCCACGGGCGACTGGGTCTCGGCCGTGCCGCACACGCGGGTGCGGCTGCCCTTCACCACCTTGGGGTTCGGGACGGACCCGGTGTCCCCGGAGTTCGGTGCCCGGGTGTTCGCGGCGGGCGACGGCGGCCACAGCGACTACCTGAGGCCCGGTTCCGTGGCGCTGGAGAACGTCGCCCGGATCATCCTGGAAGCACCGCCCGTCGCGGCAGGCCACCGTGGCTGA
- a CDS encoding IclR family transcriptional regulator — protein sequence MAGGAREGGRSVTSKVLAILGAFDSAHQQLTLSDLARRSGVALSTAHRLVAELEGWQALSRTPDGRLRIGMRLWELGQLAPARLQDVAHPWLQEVFASTGENVHLAVRDGLEVLYVDKVHGRRAVPIVSRTGGRLPMHPTGVGKALLAYEPDWFVQAYLARKLERPTPHTITEPGRLARELAAVRAQGYALTYEEMTLGSCSAAAPVLVDGRPVAALGIVIASRRARELHRLVEPLRGAAEQIARAAREGVEPVARQ from the coding sequence ATGGCCGGTGGAGCGCGGGAGGGCGGGCGTTCGGTGACGTCCAAGGTGCTCGCCATCCTGGGCGCGTTCGACTCCGCCCATCAGCAGCTCACGCTGAGCGACCTGGCGCGCCGCAGCGGGGTGGCGCTGAGCACGGCGCACCGGCTGGTGGCGGAGCTGGAGGGGTGGCAGGCGCTCAGCCGCACGCCCGACGGCCGGCTGCGGATCGGGATGCGGCTGTGGGAGCTGGGCCAGCTCGCGCCCGCCCGGCTGCAGGACGTGGCCCATCCATGGCTGCAGGAGGTGTTCGCGAGCACCGGGGAGAACGTCCATCTGGCCGTCCGCGACGGCCTGGAGGTGCTGTACGTGGACAAGGTGCACGGCCGGCGGGCCGTGCCGATCGTGTCCCGGACCGGCGGGCGGCTGCCGATGCACCCGACCGGGGTGGGCAAGGCGCTGCTGGCCTACGAGCCCGACTGGTTCGTGCAGGCGTATCTGGCGCGCAAGCTGGAACGGCCGACCCCGCACACGATCACCGAGCCGGGCCGGCTGGCGCGCGAGCTGGCCGCCGTGCGGGCCCAGGGCTACGCGCTGACGTACGAGGAGATGACGCTCGGGAGCTGCTCGGCCGCCGCGCCGGTGCTGGTGGACGGGCGGCCGGTCGCCGCGCTGGGCATCGTGATCGCCTCCCGGCGGGCCCGCGAGCTGCACCGGCTGGTCGAGCCGCTGCGCGGGGCGGCGGAGCAGATCGCGCGGGCCGCCCGCGAGGGGGTGGAGCCGGTGGCCCGGCAGTGA